A stretch of the Salminus brasiliensis chromosome 19, fSalBra1.hap2, whole genome shotgun sequence genome encodes the following:
- the LOC140541586 gene encoding UDP-N-acetylglucosamine--peptide N-acetylglucosaminyltransferase 110 kDa subunit isoform X4, with protein MASSVGNVADSTGLAELAHREYQSGDFEAAERHCMQLWRQEPDNTGVLLLLSSIHFQCRRLDRSAHFSTLAIKQNPMLAEAYSNLGNVYKERGQLQEAIEHYRHALRLKPDFIDGYINLAAALVAAGDMEGAVQAYVSALQYNPDLYCVRSDLGNLLKALGRLEEAKACYLKAIETQPNFAVAWSNLGCVFNAQGEIWLAIHHFEKAVTLDPNFLDAYINLGNVLKEARIFDRAVAGYLRALSLSPNHAVVHGNLACVYYEQGLIDLAIDTYRRAIELQPHFPDAYCNLANALKEKGNVSEAEECYNTALRLCPTHADSLNNLANIKREQGNIEEAVQLYRKALEVFPEFAAAHSNLASVLQQQGKLQEALMHYKEAIRISPTFADAYSNMGNTLKEMQDVQGALQCYTRAIQINPAFADAHSNLASIHKDSGNIPEAIASYRTALKLKPDFPDAYCNLAHCLQIVCDWTDYDERMKKLVSIVADQLEKNRLPSVHPHHSMLYPLSHGFRKAIAERHGNLCLDKINALHKPAYEHPKDLKASGGRLRVGYVSSDFGNHPTSHLMQSIPGMHNSEKFEVFCYALSPDDSTNFRVKVMAEAHHFTDLSQIPCNGKAADRIQQDGVHILVNMNGYTKGARNELFALRPAPIQAMWLGYPGTSGAPFMDYIITDKETSPADLAEQYSEKMAYMPNTFFIGDHANMFPHLKKKAVIDFKSNGHIFDNRIVLNGIDLKAFLDSLPDVKVIKMECDGQEAPDSNGALSMPVIPMNTAAEAIINMINQGQIQVTINGFTVSNGLATTQINNKAATGEEVPRTIVVTTRSQYGLPEDSIVYCNFNQLYKIDPPTLQMWANILKRVPNSVLWLLRFPAVGEPNIQQYAQNMGLPASRIIFSPVAPKEEHVRRGQLADVCLDTPLCNGHTTGMDVLWAGTPMVTMPGETLASRVAASQLTCLGCPELIAQSRQEYEDVAVKLGTDMEFLKKIRSRVWRQRIGSPLFNTKQYTMDLERLYLQMWEHHASGAKPDHLLKMQTIESSEST; from the exons ATGGCGAGCTCCGTGGGAAACGTGGCCGACAGCACAG GGTTGGCTGAGCTGGCACACCGCGAGTATCAGTCTGGTGATTTCGAGGCAGCAGAGCGCCATTGTATGCAGTTATGGAGACAGGAACCTGACAATACTGGtgtcctgctgctgctctccTCCATCCACTTCCAGTGCCGCAGGCTTGACAG GTCGGCGCACTTCAGCACTCTGGCTATCAAGCAGAACCCCATGCTTGCTGAGGCCTACTCAAACCTGGGCAATGTGTACAAGGAACGTGGTCAGCTGCAGGAGGCTATCGAGCACTACCGCCACGCGCTCCGCCTGAAACCAGACTTCATTGATGGCTACATAAACCTGGCTGCGGCCTTGGTTGCTGCAGGGGACATGGAGGGAGCTGTGCAGGCTTATGTGTCTGCTCTCCAGTACAATCCT GATCTCTATTGTGTGCGCAGTGACTTGGGGAACCTTCTCAAAGCTCTCGGGCGTTTGGAAGAAGCAAAG GCTTGCTACCTGAAGGCCATCGAGACTCAGCCAAACTTTGCTGTGGCGTGGAGCAACCTGGGCTGCGTTTTTAATGCCCAGGGAGAGATCTGGCTTGCCATTCATCATTTTGAAAAG gcAGTGACTTTGGATCCTAACTTTTTGGATGCTTACATCAACTTGGGCAATGTACTTAAGGAAGCCCGCATCTTTGACAG AGCTGTTGCTGGGTACTTACGAGCCCTCAGCCTGAGTCCCAACCATGCTGTGGTCCATGGCAACCTGGCCTGCGTGTACTACGAACAGGGTTTAATCGACCTTGCTATTGACACCTACCGACGTGCCATTGAGCTGCAGCCTCACTTCCCTGATGCTTATTGCAATCTTGCCAATGCATTGAAAGAGAAAGGCAAT GTGTCTGAGGCAGAGGAATGCTACAACACAGCTTTGCGTCTGTGCCCCACACATGCAGACTCTCTCAACAACTTGGCCAACATCAAAAGGGAGCAAGGTAACATTGAGGAGGCTGTACAACTCTACCGGAAGGCTCTGGAG GTGTTCCCAGAGTTTGCTGCTGCCCACTCCAACCTTGCAAGTGTCCTTCAGCAGCAGGGCAAGCTCCAGGAAGCCCTAATGCACTACAAAGAAGCTATTAG GATCAGCCCCACCTTTGCTGATGCATACTCCAACATGGGGAACACCCTAAAAGAAATGCAGGACGTGCAAGGGGCACTGCAGTGCTACACACGTGCCATTCAGATCAATCCTGCTTTTGCAGATGCGCACAGCAACCTGGCTTCCATCCACAAG GACTCTGGGAACATTCCAGAAGCAATTGCCTCGTACCGCACTGCTCTGAAGCTCAAGCCTGACTTCCCTGATGCTTACTGCAATCTTGCTCACTGTCTACAG ATTGTGTGTGACTGGACTGACTATGATGAGCGCATGAAGAAATTGGTGAGCATTGTAGCTGACCAGCTGGAAAAGAACCGTCTGCCCTCAGTACACCCCCACCATAGCATGTTATATCCTCTTTCCCACGGCTTCCGCAAAGCCATTGCTGAGAGACATGGCAATCTCTGTTTGGACAAG ATCAACGCTCTTCATAAACCTGCCTATGAGCATCCCAAGGACCTGAAGGCCAGTGGAGGCCGTTTGCGTGTTGGCTATGTCAGCTCTGACTTTGGCAACCACCCCACTTCTCACCTCATGCAGTCCATTCCTGGCATGCATAACTCTGAGAAGTTTGAG GTGTTCTGTTATGCTCTCAGTCCTGATGACAGCACAAACTTCCGAGTCAAAGTGATGGCTGAAGCTCACCATTTTACTGACCTCTCCCAA ATCCCTTGCAATGGCAAGGCTGCAGACAGGATCCAACAAGATGGAGTTCACATCCTTGTCAACATGAATGGTTACACCAAAGGTGCTCGCAATGAGCTGTTTGCCCTACGTCCAGCTCCCATTCAG GCTATGTGGCTTGGGTACCCAGGCACCAGTGGAGCTCCTTTCATGGACTACATAATTACAGATAAAGAGACCTCTCCAGCTGACCTTGCTGAGCAGTACTCTGAAAAAATGGCCTACATGCCCAACACATTCTTTATTGGAGACCATGCCAACATGTTCCCCCACCTCAAG AAAAAGGCTGTGATTGACTTCAAGTCAAATGGACACATTTTCGACAATCGCATTGTGCTGAACGGCATTGATCTCAAGGCTTTCTTAGACAGCCTGCCAGATGTGAAAGTCATCAAG ATGGAGTGTGATGGCCAGGAAGCCCCAGACAGTAATGGAGCCCTCTCCATGCCAGTCATCCCTATGAACACTGCTGCTGAGGCTATTATCAACATGATTAACCAGGGCCAGATCCAGGTCACCATCAATGGTTTCACTGTCAGCAATGGCCTGGCAACCACTCAG ATCAATAACAAGGCTGCCACAGGAGAGGAAGTTCCCAGAACGATTGTGGTGACAACCCGTTCTCAGTATGGTCTGCCTGAAGATTCCATTGTCTATTGTAACTTCAACCAGCTGTACAAGATTGACCCTCCAACTTTGCAGATGTGGGCTAAT ATTCTGAAGCGTGTGCCCAACAGCGTGCTTTGGCTGCTGCGCTTCCCAGCTGTGGGTGAGCCCAACATCCAACAGTATGCCCAGAATATGGGCCTTCCTGCCAGTCGCATCATCTTCTCCCCTGTGGCACCCAAAGAGGAGCATGTAAGGCGTGGTCAGCTGGCTGATGTGTGCCTTGACACACCGCTCTGCAACGGCCACACCACTGGCATGGATGTCCTCTGGGCTGGAACACCCATGGTTACAATGCCAG GAGAGACGCTTGCCTCCCGAGTGGCTGCCTCTCAGTTGACTTGCCTTGGCTGTCCTGAACTCATCGCCCAAAGCCGCCAGGAGTATGAGGATGTTGCTGTTAAGCTTGGCACTGACATGGAATT CCTGAAGAAGATTCGTTCCCGCGTGTGGAGGCAGCGCATCGGCAGCCCGCTCTTCAACACCAAGCAGTACACCATGGACTTGGAACGCCTCTACCTGCAGATGTGGGAGCATCATGCCAGTGGTGCTAAGCCTGACCACCTTCTCAAGATGCAGACCATTGAGAGCAGTGAAAGCACCTGA
- the LOC140541586 gene encoding UDP-N-acetylglucosamine--peptide N-acetylglucosaminyltransferase 110 kDa subunit isoform X2 has protein sequence MASSVGNVADSTGLAELAHREYQSGDFEAAERHCMQLWRQEPDNTGVLLLLSSIHFQCRRLDRSAHFSTLAIKQNPMLAEAYSNLGNVYKERGQLQEAIEHYRHALRLKPDFIDGYINLAAALVAAGDMEGAVQAYVSALQYNPDLYCVRSDLGNLLKALGRLEEAKACYLKAIETQPNFAVAWSNLGCVFNAQGEIWLAIHHFEKAVTLDPNFLDAYINLGNVLKEARIFDRAVAGYLRALSLSPNHAVVHGNLACVYYEQGLIDLAIDTYRRAIELQPHFPDAYCNLANALKEKGNVSEAEECYNTALRLCPTHADSLNNLANIKREQGNIEEAVQLYRKALEVFPEFAAAHSNLASVLQQQGKLQEALMHYKEAIRISPTFADAYSNMGNTLKEMQDVQGALQCYTRAIQINPAFADAHSNLASIHKDSGNIPEAIASYRTALKLKPDFPDAYCNLAHCLQIVCDWTDYDERMKKLVSIVADQLEKNRLPSVHPHHSMLYPLSHGFRKAIAERHGNLCLDKINALHKPAYEHPKDLKASGGRLRVGYVSSDFGNHPTSHLMQSIPGMHNSEKFEVFCYALSPDDSTNFRVKVMAEAHHFTDLSQIPCNGKAADRIQQDGVHILVNMNGYTKGARNELFALRPAPIQAMWLGYPGTSGAPFMDYIITDKETSPADLAEQYSEKMAYMPNTFFIGDHANMFPHLKKKAVIDFKSNGHIFDNRIVLNGIDLKAFLDSLPDVKVIKMECDGQEAPDSNGALSMPVIPMNTAAEAIINMINQGQIQVTINGFTVSNGLATTQIFTLEEVVVSGTVALQINNKAATGEEVPRTIVVTTRSQYGLPEDSIVYCNFNQLYKIDPPTLQMWANILKRVPNSVLWLLRFPAVGEPNIQQYAQNMGLPASRIIFSPVAPKEEHVRRGQLADVCLDTPLCNGHTTGMDVLWAGTPMVTMPGETLASRVAASQLTCLGCPELIAQSRQEYEDVAVKLGTDMEFLKKIRSRVWRQRIGSPLFNTKQYTMDLERLYLQMWEHHASGAKPDHLLKMQTIESSEST, from the exons ATGGCGAGCTCCGTGGGAAACGTGGCCGACAGCACAG GGTTGGCTGAGCTGGCACACCGCGAGTATCAGTCTGGTGATTTCGAGGCAGCAGAGCGCCATTGTATGCAGTTATGGAGACAGGAACCTGACAATACTGGtgtcctgctgctgctctccTCCATCCACTTCCAGTGCCGCAGGCTTGACAG GTCGGCGCACTTCAGCACTCTGGCTATCAAGCAGAACCCCATGCTTGCTGAGGCCTACTCAAACCTGGGCAATGTGTACAAGGAACGTGGTCAGCTGCAGGAGGCTATCGAGCACTACCGCCACGCGCTCCGCCTGAAACCAGACTTCATTGATGGCTACATAAACCTGGCTGCGGCCTTGGTTGCTGCAGGGGACATGGAGGGAGCTGTGCAGGCTTATGTGTCTGCTCTCCAGTACAATCCT GATCTCTATTGTGTGCGCAGTGACTTGGGGAACCTTCTCAAAGCTCTCGGGCGTTTGGAAGAAGCAAAG GCTTGCTACCTGAAGGCCATCGAGACTCAGCCAAACTTTGCTGTGGCGTGGAGCAACCTGGGCTGCGTTTTTAATGCCCAGGGAGAGATCTGGCTTGCCATTCATCATTTTGAAAAG gcAGTGACTTTGGATCCTAACTTTTTGGATGCTTACATCAACTTGGGCAATGTACTTAAGGAAGCCCGCATCTTTGACAG AGCTGTTGCTGGGTACTTACGAGCCCTCAGCCTGAGTCCCAACCATGCTGTGGTCCATGGCAACCTGGCCTGCGTGTACTACGAACAGGGTTTAATCGACCTTGCTATTGACACCTACCGACGTGCCATTGAGCTGCAGCCTCACTTCCCTGATGCTTATTGCAATCTTGCCAATGCATTGAAAGAGAAAGGCAAT GTGTCTGAGGCAGAGGAATGCTACAACACAGCTTTGCGTCTGTGCCCCACACATGCAGACTCTCTCAACAACTTGGCCAACATCAAAAGGGAGCAAGGTAACATTGAGGAGGCTGTACAACTCTACCGGAAGGCTCTGGAG GTGTTCCCAGAGTTTGCTGCTGCCCACTCCAACCTTGCAAGTGTCCTTCAGCAGCAGGGCAAGCTCCAGGAAGCCCTAATGCACTACAAAGAAGCTATTAG GATCAGCCCCACCTTTGCTGATGCATACTCCAACATGGGGAACACCCTAAAAGAAATGCAGGACGTGCAAGGGGCACTGCAGTGCTACACACGTGCCATTCAGATCAATCCTGCTTTTGCAGATGCGCACAGCAACCTGGCTTCCATCCACAAG GACTCTGGGAACATTCCAGAAGCAATTGCCTCGTACCGCACTGCTCTGAAGCTCAAGCCTGACTTCCCTGATGCTTACTGCAATCTTGCTCACTGTCTACAG ATTGTGTGTGACTGGACTGACTATGATGAGCGCATGAAGAAATTGGTGAGCATTGTAGCTGACCAGCTGGAAAAGAACCGTCTGCCCTCAGTACACCCCCACCATAGCATGTTATATCCTCTTTCCCACGGCTTCCGCAAAGCCATTGCTGAGAGACATGGCAATCTCTGTTTGGACAAG ATCAACGCTCTTCATAAACCTGCCTATGAGCATCCCAAGGACCTGAAGGCCAGTGGAGGCCGTTTGCGTGTTGGCTATGTCAGCTCTGACTTTGGCAACCACCCCACTTCTCACCTCATGCAGTCCATTCCTGGCATGCATAACTCTGAGAAGTTTGAG GTGTTCTGTTATGCTCTCAGTCCTGATGACAGCACAAACTTCCGAGTCAAAGTGATGGCTGAAGCTCACCATTTTACTGACCTCTCCCAA ATCCCTTGCAATGGCAAGGCTGCAGACAGGATCCAACAAGATGGAGTTCACATCCTTGTCAACATGAATGGTTACACCAAAGGTGCTCGCAATGAGCTGTTTGCCCTACGTCCAGCTCCCATTCAG GCTATGTGGCTTGGGTACCCAGGCACCAGTGGAGCTCCTTTCATGGACTACATAATTACAGATAAAGAGACCTCTCCAGCTGACCTTGCTGAGCAGTACTCTGAAAAAATGGCCTACATGCCCAACACATTCTTTATTGGAGACCATGCCAACATGTTCCCCCACCTCAAG AAAAAGGCTGTGATTGACTTCAAGTCAAATGGACACATTTTCGACAATCGCATTGTGCTGAACGGCATTGATCTCAAGGCTTTCTTAGACAGCCTGCCAGATGTGAAAGTCATCAAG ATGGAGTGTGATGGCCAGGAAGCCCCAGACAGTAATGGAGCCCTCTCCATGCCAGTCATCCCTATGAACACTGCTGCTGAGGCTATTATCAACATGATTAACCAGGGCCAGATCCAGGTCACCATCAATGGTTTCACTGTCAGCAATGGCCTGGCAACCACTCAG atttttacTCTCGAGGAGGTTGTAGTATCTGGGACTGTAGCCTTGCAG ATCAATAACAAGGCTGCCACAGGAGAGGAAGTTCCCAGAACGATTGTGGTGACAACCCGTTCTCAGTATGGTCTGCCTGAAGATTCCATTGTCTATTGTAACTTCAACCAGCTGTACAAGATTGACCCTCCAACTTTGCAGATGTGGGCTAAT ATTCTGAAGCGTGTGCCCAACAGCGTGCTTTGGCTGCTGCGCTTCCCAGCTGTGGGTGAGCCCAACATCCAACAGTATGCCCAGAATATGGGCCTTCCTGCCAGTCGCATCATCTTCTCCCCTGTGGCACCCAAAGAGGAGCATGTAAGGCGTGGTCAGCTGGCTGATGTGTGCCTTGACACACCGCTCTGCAACGGCCACACCACTGGCATGGATGTCCTCTGGGCTGGAACACCCATGGTTACAATGCCAG GAGAGACGCTTGCCTCCCGAGTGGCTGCCTCTCAGTTGACTTGCCTTGGCTGTCCTGAACTCATCGCCCAAAGCCGCCAGGAGTATGAGGATGTTGCTGTTAAGCTTGGCACTGACATGGAATT CCTGAAGAAGATTCGTTCCCGCGTGTGGAGGCAGCGCATCGGCAGCCCGCTCTTCAACACCAAGCAGTACACCATGGACTTGGAACGCCTCTACCTGCAGATGTGGGAGCATCATGCCAGTGGTGCTAAGCCTGACCACCTTCTCAAGATGCAGACCATTGAGAGCAGTGAAAGCACCTGA
- the LOC140541586 gene encoding UDP-N-acetylglucosamine--peptide N-acetylglucosaminyltransferase 110 kDa subunit isoform X3 — MASSVGNVADSTEPTKHMLSFQGLAELAHREYQSGDFEAAERHCMQLWRQEPDNTGVLLLLSSIHFQCRRLDRSAHFSTLAIKQNPMLAEAYSNLGNVYKERGQLQEAIEHYRHALRLKPDFIDGYINLAAALVAAGDMEGAVQAYVSALQYNPDLYCVRSDLGNLLKALGRLEEAKACYLKAIETQPNFAVAWSNLGCVFNAQGEIWLAIHHFEKAVTLDPNFLDAYINLGNVLKEARIFDRAVAGYLRALSLSPNHAVVHGNLACVYYEQGLIDLAIDTYRRAIELQPHFPDAYCNLANALKEKGNVSEAEECYNTALRLCPTHADSLNNLANIKREQGNIEEAVQLYRKALEVFPEFAAAHSNLASVLQQQGKLQEALMHYKEAIRISPTFADAYSNMGNTLKEMQDVQGALQCYTRAIQINPAFADAHSNLASIHKDSGNIPEAIASYRTALKLKPDFPDAYCNLAHCLQIVCDWTDYDERMKKLVSIVADQLEKNRLPSVHPHHSMLYPLSHGFRKAIAERHGNLCLDKINALHKPAYEHPKDLKASGGRLRVGYVSSDFGNHPTSHLMQSIPGMHNSEKFEVFCYALSPDDSTNFRVKVMAEAHHFTDLSQIPCNGKAADRIQQDGVHILVNMNGYTKGARNELFALRPAPIQAMWLGYPGTSGAPFMDYIITDKETSPADLAEQYSEKMAYMPNTFFIGDHANMFPHLKKKAVIDFKSNGHIFDNRIVLNGIDLKAFLDSLPDVKVIKMECDGQEAPDSNGALSMPVIPMNTAAEAIINMINQGQIQVTINGFTVSNGLATTQINNKAATGEEVPRTIVVTTRSQYGLPEDSIVYCNFNQLYKIDPPTLQMWANILKRVPNSVLWLLRFPAVGEPNIQQYAQNMGLPASRIIFSPVAPKEEHVRRGQLADVCLDTPLCNGHTTGMDVLWAGTPMVTMPGETLASRVAASQLTCLGCPELIAQSRQEYEDVAVKLGTDMEFLKKIRSRVWRQRIGSPLFNTKQYTMDLERLYLQMWEHHASGAKPDHLLKMQTIESSEST; from the exons ATGGCGAGCTCCGTGGGAAACGTGGCCGACAGCACAG AACCAACAAAACATATGCTTTCCTTCCAAGGGTTGGCTGAGCTGGCACACCGCGAGTATCAGTCTGGTGATTTCGAGGCAGCAGAGCGCCATTGTATGCAGTTATGGAGACAGGAACCTGACAATACTGGtgtcctgctgctgctctccTCCATCCACTTCCAGTGCCGCAGGCTTGACAG GTCGGCGCACTTCAGCACTCTGGCTATCAAGCAGAACCCCATGCTTGCTGAGGCCTACTCAAACCTGGGCAATGTGTACAAGGAACGTGGTCAGCTGCAGGAGGCTATCGAGCACTACCGCCACGCGCTCCGCCTGAAACCAGACTTCATTGATGGCTACATAAACCTGGCTGCGGCCTTGGTTGCTGCAGGGGACATGGAGGGAGCTGTGCAGGCTTATGTGTCTGCTCTCCAGTACAATCCT GATCTCTATTGTGTGCGCAGTGACTTGGGGAACCTTCTCAAAGCTCTCGGGCGTTTGGAAGAAGCAAAG GCTTGCTACCTGAAGGCCATCGAGACTCAGCCAAACTTTGCTGTGGCGTGGAGCAACCTGGGCTGCGTTTTTAATGCCCAGGGAGAGATCTGGCTTGCCATTCATCATTTTGAAAAG gcAGTGACTTTGGATCCTAACTTTTTGGATGCTTACATCAACTTGGGCAATGTACTTAAGGAAGCCCGCATCTTTGACAG AGCTGTTGCTGGGTACTTACGAGCCCTCAGCCTGAGTCCCAACCATGCTGTGGTCCATGGCAACCTGGCCTGCGTGTACTACGAACAGGGTTTAATCGACCTTGCTATTGACACCTACCGACGTGCCATTGAGCTGCAGCCTCACTTCCCTGATGCTTATTGCAATCTTGCCAATGCATTGAAAGAGAAAGGCAAT GTGTCTGAGGCAGAGGAATGCTACAACACAGCTTTGCGTCTGTGCCCCACACATGCAGACTCTCTCAACAACTTGGCCAACATCAAAAGGGAGCAAGGTAACATTGAGGAGGCTGTACAACTCTACCGGAAGGCTCTGGAG GTGTTCCCAGAGTTTGCTGCTGCCCACTCCAACCTTGCAAGTGTCCTTCAGCAGCAGGGCAAGCTCCAGGAAGCCCTAATGCACTACAAAGAAGCTATTAG GATCAGCCCCACCTTTGCTGATGCATACTCCAACATGGGGAACACCCTAAAAGAAATGCAGGACGTGCAAGGGGCACTGCAGTGCTACACACGTGCCATTCAGATCAATCCTGCTTTTGCAGATGCGCACAGCAACCTGGCTTCCATCCACAAG GACTCTGGGAACATTCCAGAAGCAATTGCCTCGTACCGCACTGCTCTGAAGCTCAAGCCTGACTTCCCTGATGCTTACTGCAATCTTGCTCACTGTCTACAG ATTGTGTGTGACTGGACTGACTATGATGAGCGCATGAAGAAATTGGTGAGCATTGTAGCTGACCAGCTGGAAAAGAACCGTCTGCCCTCAGTACACCCCCACCATAGCATGTTATATCCTCTTTCCCACGGCTTCCGCAAAGCCATTGCTGAGAGACATGGCAATCTCTGTTTGGACAAG ATCAACGCTCTTCATAAACCTGCCTATGAGCATCCCAAGGACCTGAAGGCCAGTGGAGGCCGTTTGCGTGTTGGCTATGTCAGCTCTGACTTTGGCAACCACCCCACTTCTCACCTCATGCAGTCCATTCCTGGCATGCATAACTCTGAGAAGTTTGAG GTGTTCTGTTATGCTCTCAGTCCTGATGACAGCACAAACTTCCGAGTCAAAGTGATGGCTGAAGCTCACCATTTTACTGACCTCTCCCAA ATCCCTTGCAATGGCAAGGCTGCAGACAGGATCCAACAAGATGGAGTTCACATCCTTGTCAACATGAATGGTTACACCAAAGGTGCTCGCAATGAGCTGTTTGCCCTACGTCCAGCTCCCATTCAG GCTATGTGGCTTGGGTACCCAGGCACCAGTGGAGCTCCTTTCATGGACTACATAATTACAGATAAAGAGACCTCTCCAGCTGACCTTGCTGAGCAGTACTCTGAAAAAATGGCCTACATGCCCAACACATTCTTTATTGGAGACCATGCCAACATGTTCCCCCACCTCAAG AAAAAGGCTGTGATTGACTTCAAGTCAAATGGACACATTTTCGACAATCGCATTGTGCTGAACGGCATTGATCTCAAGGCTTTCTTAGACAGCCTGCCAGATGTGAAAGTCATCAAG ATGGAGTGTGATGGCCAGGAAGCCCCAGACAGTAATGGAGCCCTCTCCATGCCAGTCATCCCTATGAACACTGCTGCTGAGGCTATTATCAACATGATTAACCAGGGCCAGATCCAGGTCACCATCAATGGTTTCACTGTCAGCAATGGCCTGGCAACCACTCAG ATCAATAACAAGGCTGCCACAGGAGAGGAAGTTCCCAGAACGATTGTGGTGACAACCCGTTCTCAGTATGGTCTGCCTGAAGATTCCATTGTCTATTGTAACTTCAACCAGCTGTACAAGATTGACCCTCCAACTTTGCAGATGTGGGCTAAT ATTCTGAAGCGTGTGCCCAACAGCGTGCTTTGGCTGCTGCGCTTCCCAGCTGTGGGTGAGCCCAACATCCAACAGTATGCCCAGAATATGGGCCTTCCTGCCAGTCGCATCATCTTCTCCCCTGTGGCACCCAAAGAGGAGCATGTAAGGCGTGGTCAGCTGGCTGATGTGTGCCTTGACACACCGCTCTGCAACGGCCACACCACTGGCATGGATGTCCTCTGGGCTGGAACACCCATGGTTACAATGCCAG GAGAGACGCTTGCCTCCCGAGTGGCTGCCTCTCAGTTGACTTGCCTTGGCTGTCCTGAACTCATCGCCCAAAGCCGCCAGGAGTATGAGGATGTTGCTGTTAAGCTTGGCACTGACATGGAATT CCTGAAGAAGATTCGTTCCCGCGTGTGGAGGCAGCGCATCGGCAGCCCGCTCTTCAACACCAAGCAGTACACCATGGACTTGGAACGCCTCTACCTGCAGATGTGGGAGCATCATGCCAGTGGTGCTAAGCCTGACCACCTTCTCAAGATGCAGACCATTGAGAGCAGTGAAAGCACCTGA